A genomic stretch from Mobula hypostoma unplaced genomic scaffold, sMobHyp1.1 scaffold_56, whole genome shotgun sequence includes:
- the LOC134342276 gene encoding zinc finger protein 214-like, whose translation MPHQPVHTGERPFTCSDCGKGFTCSSKLKVHQRVHTGERPFTCSVCGKGFTCSSNLKVHQRVHTGERPFTCSNCGKGFTCSSELLRHQSVHTGERPFTCSECGKGFIQSYQLLRHQSVHTGERPLTCSVCGKRFPLSSQLRRHQSVHTGERPFTCSDCGKGFTQSSDLKIHQRVHTGERPFTCSDCGKRFTTSSQLKVHQRVHTGE comes from the coding sequence ATGCCTCACCAGCCGGTTCACaccggagagaggccattcacctgctcggactgtgggaagggattcacttgctcatctaaactgaaggtacatcagcgagttcacactggagagaggccattcacctgctcagtctgtgggaagggattcacttgctcatctaacctgaaggtacatcagagagttcacactggagagaggccgttcacctgctcaaactgtgggaagggattcacttgctcatctgaactactgagacaccagtcagttcacacaggggagaggccattcacttgctcagaatgtgggaagggattcattcagtcatATCAGCtgctgagacaccagtcagttcatacCGGGGAGAGGCCATTAACATGTTCAGTCTGTGGGAAAAGATTCCCTTTGTCATCTCAACTacggagacaccagtcagttcacactggggagaggccgttcacctgctcagactgtgggaagggattcactcagtcatccgatctgaagatacatcagcgagttcacacaggggagaggccattcacctgctcagactgtgggaaaagaTTCACTACGTCATCACAActtaaggtacatcagcgagttcacactggggag